From Chloroflexota bacterium:
AGACGTCCCGGCGGAACAGCTTGAAGGCGCAATCGACGTCCTTCGCCGTGTAGCCAAAGAGGCCGTTGACCAGCAGCTTCCAGCCGAAGGCGTTCAGCAGCCGCATCGGCGGATCGGCCCGCTTGCGCCGCCAGCCGATCACCATGTCGGTCTGGGCATCCATCCGTGGGACGAAGCGGGCCAGTTCGCTCACGTCGAACTGCCGGTCGCCGTCCGTCAGAAAGATGAGATCCTTCGAGGCGGCGTCGAATCCGCTGGCCAGGGCCGCGCCATAGCCCCGGTTCGTCGGATGGGTGACGACGCGCAGATGCAGATCGGCCTCCTGGCTCAGGCGGGCCAGGACGTCCCCGGTCCGGTCGCGCGAGCCATCATTCGTGACAATGACCTCAAAGTCAGAGACCAGCGAGCGCAGCACCGACGACATCTGCCGCACCGACTGCTCGATGGCCGCCTCTTCGTTGTAGGCTGGGAGCACGGCCGAGATGCTGACGGCGGGCTCCAGGTGAATCGTGCCGTTCGGCTTGGGGTTCGCGGGACGGCTCTCGACGACGACCATGGCTTCTCCTCGCGCCGGTGCAGCAACAACGCTGCATGCGTGATCTGTTCAGAGGTGATGACCGCGGAGAACGGAACGGCATCCTTGCCGTGGGGACACCCGGGCAGGGCCAACAGGGCGGGCGGCGCGCCCGACCTCCAGCAGCAGGATGGCCCTGCGCGCCGGCGCCCCACCCATCCCCACTAGTTCGGAGCGTGCGCTCCGGCGGTGTCGAAATCCTTCTGGACGGCGTTGTTCGGGAACTTGACCGGGCTCATGCTCGGCGCGATGAACTGCTCCAGGCAGACGTTGCCGTACGACTGTCCGGCCCGGACGGTCTGGCCTGTGCACTCCGGCGCCTCCGGCCCGTCGACGATCTGGCCGAACTGGGTGGCCCAGAAGACGCCGGTGGGGTGGTCGCGCCCTGGCATCGATGCGCCGTACCACGCGGCCTCCAGACGACGCACGCCGCCCACGCCCGGCCCGTCTGGCGGCGCCTTCCAGAACGCTCGGTCCTGTTCAAGGTGCTCGCCGGGATAGAACAGGGCGTTGATGCCGCAGATCGTCCAGCCGAAGTCCCAGCCCCAGGACGCGGTGGTGGCGTACCACTGCTCGCACTTGACGCCGTTGTCCCAGCTTGCCCGGTCGACAACCAGCATGATCGGCCGGCGGCCGGGATCGGACTGGGTGCGGGGGATGCGGTCGGCAATCGGGTCGCCCGTATCGTACCAGCCCTGCCAGTGCGACACGCCGCCAGACGGGTCACGCGCCCAGACCTCGTACGAGTGGAAGCGCGCCGCACGGTCGAGCACATTCGACGAGGCGTGGACGCGGAAGTAGATATCCACGTCGTTGAACCGCGCGAGGAACCCCTTCATGCCGGCGTGCTTGTGGGTGTTCTCCATGGCGCTGGTGTTGAACGCGCCATGAAACGACACGCTGTAGCCGGCGTCGGTCAGCCAGGCGGGCGGCGCATCGCCATGCTCGTGGCCGGTCGAGCATCCGTCGACGGTCGGCGGGTGCCAGGCATCCATCGACTCGCCACACAGGCCAACCGCCGCAGCCGGCTCGTGCTCGTGGGATTCGTCGGCCTGGATGGCGCCGGTCGTTGGACCCACGCTCCCGCCCACCATGAAGGTGGCCAGCAGGAACGCCGACAGCGCAAGGCGGAACAACAGCCGCCCCGCCCGGCGCTGCGCGAGATGACCTGATGCGGACGCTCGGCGGCCCGGACGAGCAGCCGCCGTCGTTGCCGCGCCCCGTCCAGCGGAGACACCACGCATCGTCTGTTCCGTGCAGCCCTGCTCCGTGCAGTCCATGATCGGTTCGCCTATCCCTCGGTTCGAGCCTGGACGGCAGCAGCCACGTCGCCGGCGAGGCGCACGAGCATATCGCTGCGTTCAGACTCCAGCGCGGCACGCACCGCCGCCGTGATCGCGTGGCCGATGGCTGCGTGCGCGTCTTCGGCCAGTCCGTAGTGGCGACAAGGCACATGCAGCGCGATGTCGGCGTAGCGCTGCGCCTCGCCGCCGTCGAAGCCGAGCAGGGCGATAGTTGTCGCGCCCTGCTCGCGCGCCGCGACCAGGCCCCGCACGACGTTCGGCGAGTTGCCGCTGGCGCTGATCGCGATGACGACGTCGTCCGGCTCGACGTACGTTTCGACCAGCCGTGAGAACGTCTCGTCGTAGGCGCAGTCGTTGGCGATGGCGGTGGTCAACGGGGTGTTGTCGGTCAGGGAGAAGGCGCGCAGTGGACGGAATCCAGGCACAGCAGCCGTCTTGACCAGATCGCACACGAAGTGACTGGCCGTCGCCGCGCTCCCCCCGTTTCCGAACACGTAGACACGCCGTCCCAGTTCACGCGCTGCAAGCACACACTCCACCGCCTGGCTCAAGGCGTGCGATGGCACGAGCGCCAGCGTCTCGCGCAGGCTGCTCAGGTAGTCCACGGCGGCAGCGCCAGCATCGCGGGCATCGATACTCTGCATCAGCGACCTTCCGTCACAGGCAAACAGCCCCCACCGCGCAAGCGGTCGGCGGCTCCGGAAGCGACATGAAGCACGCCATGCCGCCGAAGGGGCATGGCCGCGGGGAGACAGGCGGGCCGAACGAGTCAGCCGGCTCTGGCGAGCTGCACCAGGTCGAGGTCGACGGGCACGAGCCGCTGGACGATCTCCAGCAGGACGCGCACGCGACCGCGTGCAGTCAGGCAGCCGTCGAAGACTGCCTCCAGGCCCGAGAACGGCCCATGCTTGATCACCACGGACTCGCCTCGCTGAAACGGGGAAAGCTTCCGCTGGCCACGTCGGAGATCGACGCGCGCACGGATCTCGTCGATCAGCTCGGCAGGCAGCGGCGAAGGCCGCTCGCCATCCCCGAGGAAGTACGCCACACCGGGCGCGGAGCGGGCCAGCAGCCACTGCTCCGTCTCCACCGCGAGACGCACGAAGATGTAGCCCGGAAAGAGCGCTTCGTGTCCTGCCAGCGCGGCGGCGCTTCGGCCCGAGGCCGGAGCCGTCGGGAAATAGACCTCAATGCCTCGCTGCTGAAGAACCGCCGTAGCCGCAGCCTCACGTCGTGACTTGGTCTTTGCCACGAACCAGCCGTCCACCATCGTTCCCAATCCCCCGCTAGGTGGCGGATAGCCGCACCATCCGCCATGGGTCGGGCACCGAACTGGCTTCAGCGTCTTATGACCACGATCGCAGGATCGGTAAACTCAGCACGGCCCTCAACCCACCCACACCCAGGCTGGGAAAGGAACCGGGGGCACGGCGTCACTGCCGAACGCGAATTGCCGCGTCA
This genomic window contains:
- a CDS encoding glycosyltransferase family 2 protein, producing the protein MVVVESRPANPKPNGTIHLEPAVSISAVLPAYNEEAAIEQSVRQMSSVLRSLVSDFEVIVTNDGSRDRTGDVLARLSQEADLHLRVVTHPTNRGYGAALASGFDAASKDLIFLTDGDRQFDVSELARFVPRMDAQTDMVIGWRRKRADPPMRLLNAFGWKLLVNGLFGYTAKDVDCAFKLFRRDVWRGVQVQARGATFSAELLVKARRLGFRVQELPVEHFPRTSGSATGARPAVIVRAFRELFALWWSLDRQLVSDAHRATSVRPGTAAR
- a CDS encoding SIS domain-containing protein; this encodes MQSIDARDAGAAAVDYLSSLRETLALVPSHALSQAVECVLAARELGRRVYVFGNGGSAATASHFVCDLVKTAAVPGFRPLRAFSLTDNTPLTTAIANDCAYDETFSRLVETYVEPDDVVIAISASGNSPNVVRGLVAAREQGATTIALLGFDGGEAQRYADIALHVPCRHYGLAEDAHAAIGHAITAAVRAALESERSDMLVRLAGDVAAAVQARTEG